The Aeromonas jandaei genomic interval AAGCCACCAGACCGGAGCCCGCCGGGAAGGAGATGCCGATGGGGAAACGGGTGTGGGAGTCACCACCGGTACCTACGGTATCCGGCAGCAGCATGCGGTTCAGCCAGGAGTGGATGACGCCGTCACCCGGACGCAGAGAGACACCGCCGCGGTTCATGATGAAGTCCGGCAGGGTGTGGTGGGTCTGCACGTCGATGGGCTTGGGATAGGCCGCTGTGTGGCAGAAGGACTGCATGGTCAGATCAGCGGAGAAGCCGAGGCAGGCCAGATCTTTGAGCTCGTCGCGGGTCATCGGGCCCGTGGTGTCCTGAGAGCCGACCGTGGTCATCTTGGGTTCGCAGTAGGTACCCGGGCGAATGCCCTTCACGCCACACGCCTTGCCCACCATCTTCTGGGCCAGGGTGAAGCCTTTGCCGGTATCGGCCACCGGCTGCGGGCGACGGAATACGGTGGAGAACGGCAGACCCAGCGCTTCGCGGGCCTTGTCGGTCAGGCCGCGTCCGATGATCAGCGGAATACGGCCACCGGCGCGCACTTCGTCGATCAGCACGTCGGTTTTCAGTTCAAACTGCGCCAGCACCTGCTCGGTGCCGTGCTTGCAGATCTTGCCGGCAAACGGGTAGATGTCGATCACATCGCCCATCGCAAGTCCGGAAACGTCCACCTCGATGGGCAGGGCGCCGGCATCTTCCATGGTGTTGAAGAAGATCGGGGCAATCTTGCCACCCAGCACCACGCCACCAGCGCGCTTGTTCGGCACGAACGGAATGTCGTCGCCCATAAACCAGAGCACCGAGTTGGTAGCGGATTTACGGGAAGAGCCGGTACCGACTACATCGCCCACATAGGCCAGCGGGAAACCCTTCTCTTTCAGGGCGTCGATGGTCTTGATCGGGCCAATGGCGCCATCCTTGTCGGGGGTGATGCCGGGACGGGCGTTTTTCAACATCGCCAGGGCGTGCAGCGGAATATCCGGGCGGGACCAGGCGTCCGGTGCAGGAGAGAGGTCGTCAGTGTTGGTTTCGCCGGTCACCTTGAACACTGTGACGGTGATCTTCTCGGCCAGCTCCGGGCGCGAGAGGAACCACTCGGCATCTGCCCAGGATTGCATCACCTGCTTGGCGTGGGCATTGCCCGCCTTGGCCTTCTCCTCCACGTCGTGGAAGGAGTCGAACATCAGCAGGGTGTGGGAGAGGCCCTTGGCAGCAAGAGGAGCCAGGGTCGCATCGTCCAGCAGGTCGATCAGCGGCTGAATGTTGTAACCACCCTGCATGGTGCCCAGCAGTTCAACGGCTTCGGCAGCAGTCAGGATGGGAGAGTGGGCTTCGCCCTTGGCGACGGCGGTGAGGAAACCGGCTTTGACATAGGCCGCTTCATCAACACCGGGGGGAATTCGGGAGGACAACAGCTCTTTCAGAAAGTCTTGTTCGCCGGCGGGCGGGTTCTTGAGCAGCTCGACCAGGGCGGCGACCTGCTCTGCGTCCAGAGGTTTGGCAACCACGCCCTCGGCAGCACGTTCTGCGACGTGTTTACGGTATGTTTCAAGCACGACTAATTCCTCTTTGGTCTTTTTTTGGGGTTCGCCCACGCTCGCGGCGATCGTCCTTGCGGGACACCCCGTAGGGTGCTCCCCACTATATAAGTTTTAACGACCAATTAAAATCCAAACTCTGTTAACCAATTCAACACAAAACCGTAACCAATTAAACAGACTGGTATTTTTTGAAAATTAAATGTCAGCCTGGATGCAGAGTTAACAAATACGCATCATTTATCCATTATTGGAACGTAGTGCCCAATTGCAGATA includes:
- the acnB gene encoding bifunctional aconitate hydratase 2/2-methylisocitrate dehydratase, which translates into the protein MLETYRKHVAERAAEGVVAKPLDAEQVAALVELLKNPPAGEQDFLKELLSSRIPPGVDEAAYVKAGFLTAVAKGEAHSPILTAAEAVELLGTMQGGYNIQPLIDLLDDATLAPLAAKGLSHTLLMFDSFHDVEEKAKAGNAHAKQVMQSWADAEWFLSRPELAEKITVTVFKVTGETNTDDLSPAPDAWSRPDIPLHALAMLKNARPGITPDKDGAIGPIKTIDALKEKGFPLAYVGDVVGTGSSRKSATNSVLWFMGDDIPFVPNKRAGGVVLGGKIAPIFFNTMEDAGALPIEVDVSGLAMGDVIDIYPFAGKICKHGTEQVLAQFELKTDVLIDEVRAGGRIPLIIGRGLTDKAREALGLPFSTVFRRPQPVADTGKGFTLAQKMVGKACGVKGIRPGTYCEPKMTTVGSQDTTGPMTRDELKDLACLGFSADLTMQSFCHTAAYPKPIDVQTHHTLPDFIMNRGGVSLRPGDGVIHSWLNRMLLPDTVGTGGDSHTRFPIGISFPAGSGLVAFAAATGVMPLDMPESVLVRFKGELQPGITLRDLVHAIPYAAIQKGLLTVEKAGKKNIFSGRILEIEGLPTLKVEQAFELADASAERSAAGCTIKLDKEPIIEYLKSNIVMLKWMLSEGYGDPRTITRRIKGMEEWLANPTLMEADKDAEYAEIIEIDLATIKEPILCAPNDPDDARLLSDVAGDKIDEVFIGSCMTNIGHFRAAGKLLEKYQGELPTRMWIAPPTKMDKDQLTEEGYYGIFGRVGARIEIPGCSLCMGNQARVAEGASVVSTSTRNFPNRLGKGANVYLASAELAAVAAILGKIPTVAEYLQYAKALDATAADTYRYLNFNEIASYTKKADAVILQQAV